A genome region from Triticum aestivum cultivar Chinese Spring chromosome 2B, IWGSC CS RefSeq v2.1, whole genome shotgun sequence includes the following:
- the LOC123039590 gene encoding uncharacterized protein has translation MAHLCRRGLRWDSGHPMVASRPRFLGVFDTVNTSMALTWSISWSFNSLQRPAASSFISPSKQINPEHFFHTISLPCPSQAYAKEGLMGMTLLPFFILLSLICLSKSDDRLTPAKPLLPGDKLVSNNGIFALGFFSPENSTANSYVGIWYHAIPERTYVWVANRDNPIGSGLSGKLVLTNSSDLVLSDSKGRILWRTTNNVTAGGDGAVALLLEAGNFVVQLQNFTQIWQSYDHPTDTILPGFKLWANYKTHTAVRIVAWKGPQDPSTGKFLLSRDPSTGLQILTWRGTSKYWRSGLWNGAEASDKNGYMWSQNVDDGETIYSTYNTGNSSSRRSHWKLDYTGDLMLRIWSGQSWVVLFKRPDDGCRHYGSCGPFGYCDMTTRECRCLDGFEPADGFSANFSRGCVRKEALTCRGYHFSALSGMKVPDKFVHVRSGSFEECTAQCERNCSCTAYAYANLSSIVATGGPSRCLVWTGELVDLEKTGVLGGNLYLRLAGSPGHNRKSGIGVLLKIALPVISFLLIFSCIYLVCICKRRGIQVNKGSRKRPAPEDSSTSQEVWDQNLELRSIRFKDIAAATNSFHDTNIIGKGGFGKVYKGTLEDGKEVAVKRLSKGSEQGIEHFINEVVLIAKLQHKNLVRLLGCCIHEDEKLLIYEYLPNKSLDKFLFDTARKSILDWPRRFNIIKGVARGLMYLHQDSRTTIIHRDLKPSNILLDMEMNPKISDFGMARIFGGNEQQESTRRVVGTYGYMSPEYAMEGIFSVKSDSYSFGILLLEIVSGLKISSPHHLVMDFSNLISYAWNLWADGRVRDFVDATIKGSYSLDQVSKCIHVGLLCVQDSPSARPHMSSVVSMLDSEAIPRAPPEQPGYFARINYETSEMMEDTENSANGVSLTALEGRSPTVNVRSCFLPFSLKLHLANWLLLWSAQTGYSALLSQAYVKESLGGMTPRVIFTLLLLVCFCESDDRLTPAKPLLPGDKLVSNNGIFALGFFSLDPENSTASNSYVGIWYHDIPERTYVWVANRDNPIKSGLSGKLVLTNTSDLVLSDSRGRVLWRTTNNITTGGDGAVALLLEAGNFVLQSRNFTQIWQSYDHPTDTILPSFKLWANYKTHTAVRIVAWKGPQDPSTGKFMLSRDPGTGLQILTLHGTSKYWRSGLWNGAEASDKNGFMWSQIVDDGETIYSAYNTGNSSARRSHWKLDYNGDLMLRIWSGHSWMPLFKRPDDGCRRYGTCGPFGYCDMFDKICRCLDGFQPADGFGASPSRGCVRKENLTCRGDHFLTLPEMKVPDKFVYVRNRSFEECTADCERDCSCTAYAYTNLSSIVATGGPSRCLIWTGDLVDSEKAGMLGGNLYIRLAGSPELSSAVNNTKSGVGVVFKIALPVIFVLLSLTCIYFVCICKPKGIQVYKETLKKPGLEHLSTSQEVWDQNLEFRSIRFEDIATATNSFHDTNILGKGGFGKVYKGTLEDGKQVAVKRLSKGSDQGIEHFRNEVVLIAKLQHKNLVRLLGCCIHEDEKLLIYEYLHNKSLDQFLFDVARKSILDWPKRFNIIKGVARGLLYLHQDSRTTIIHRDLKPSNILLDVEMNPKISDFGMARIFGGNEQQESTRRVVGTYGYMSPEYAMEGIFSVKSDTYSFGILLLEIVSGLKISSPHHLVMDFSNLISFAWNLWADGKVKDFVDPAVTESYSLDEVSKCIHVGLLCVQDSSGARPHMSSVVSMLDSEGMPRAAPRQPMYFAQINYETSDATEDLENSANGVSLTALEGR, from the exons ATGGCACATTTATGCCGACGAGGACTGCGATGGGACTCCGGTCACCCGATGGTTGCGAGTCGACCTCGGTTTCTTGGTGTGTTTGATACAGTCAACACATCCATGGCTTTGACATGGAGCATTTCTTGGTCCTTTAATTCCCTACAAAGACCAGCAGCTAGCAGTTTCATATCTCCAAGCAAGCAAATCAATCCAGAGCATTTCTTCCATACCATCTCCTTGCCTTGCCCTTCACAAGCATATGCGAAAGAAGGCTTAATGGGCATGACTCTGCTCCCATTTTTTATCCTCCTATCATTGATTTGTCTCTCCAAATCCGATGACCGCCTAACACCTGCGAAGCCACTCTTGCCTGGCGACAAGCTCGTCTCCAACAATGGCATCTTTGCTCTTGGTTTCTTCTCCCCAGAAAACTCCACCGCAAACTCATATGTAGGCATATGGTACCACGCCATCCCGGAGCGGACATATGTGTGGGTGGCCAACCGCGACAACCCAATCGGCAGCGGTTTGTCCGGGAAGTTGGTTCTCACCAACAGCTCTGACCTTGTCTTGTCCGATTCCAAGGGCCGTATCCTTTGGAGGACGACGAACAATGTCACCGCCGGGGGTGATGGGGCTGTGGCGCTGCTGCTCGAGGCGGGGAACTTTGTCGTGCAGTTGCAGAATTTCACGCAGATATGGCAGAGCTATGATCACCCGACTGACACCATCCTCCCCGGCTTCAAGTTATGGGCGAACTACAAGACCCACACAGCAGTGCGCATCGTTGCTTGGAAGGGTCCTCAAGACCCATCCACCGGGAAATTCCTCCTCAGTCGTGACCCCAGCACGGGCCTCCAGATTCTCACCTGGCGCGGGACAAGCAAATACTGGCGCAGCGGACTGTGGAACGGTGCAGAAGCCTCGGACAAGAATGGATACATGTGGTCCCAGAACGTCGATGACGGAGAGACCATCTACTCGACGTACAACACGGGCAACAGCTCCTCCCGGAGATCCCACTGGAAGCTGGACTACACAGGCGACTTGATGCTCAGGATCTGGAGTGGCCAGTCATGGGTGGTTCTGTTCAAGCGCCCAGATGATGGCTGTCGCCACTACGGCTCATGTGGTCCGTTTGGCTACTGCGACATGACCACCAGGGAGTGCAGGTGCCTTGATGGGTTCGAGCCGGCGGACGGCTTCAGTGCCAACTTCTCCAGAGGATGCGTGAGAAAGGAGGCACTGACATGTCGTGGCTACCATTTCTCGGCCTTGTCTGGGATGAAGGTGCCTGATAAGTTTGTGCATGTGAGGAGCGGAAGCTTCGAGGAGTGCACTGCTCAGTGTGAGCGTAACTGCTCCTGCACTGCGTACGCTTACGCCAACTTGAGCAGTATTGTCGCAACTGGTGGCCCATCAAGATGCTTGGTCTGGACAGGGGAGCTTGTTGACTTAGAGAAGACAGGCGTACTTGGTGGCAACCTGTACCTTCGGCTTGCTGGCTCTCCTG GACACAACAGGAAGAGTGGTATCGGTGTGTTATTAAAGATTGCACTCCCAGTTATATCGTTCCTGCTGATATTCTCATGCATATATCTTGTCTGCATATGCAAGCGAAGAG GGATACAAGTAAACAAAGGTAGCCGGAAAAGACCGGCCCCGGAGGACTCGAGCACTTCGCAAGAAGTTTGGGATCAAAATTTGGAATTGCGTTCTATTAGGTTCAAAGACATCGCTGCTGCAACAAACAGTTTCCATGACACGAACATAATTGGAAAAGGAGGTTTCGGCAAAGTTTATAAG GGAACACTAGAAGATGGAAAGGAAGTTGCTGTTAAAAGGCTTAGCAAGGGTTCTGAGCAGGGTATAGAGCATTTTATAAATGAAGTGGTTCTTATTGCCAAATTGCAGCACAAGAATCTAGTTAGACTTCTTGGCTGTTGTATTCATGAGGATGAGAAATTGCTTATTTATGAATACTTGCCCAACAAAAGCCTAGACAAGTTTCTTTTTG ATACTGCAAGGAAGTCTATACTTGATTGGCCAAGAAGGTTCAACATAATCAAAGGGGTGGCTAGAGGACTTATGTATCTCCACCAAGATTCGAGAACGACGATAATCCATAGAGACCTCAAACCAAGCAACATCCTGCTAGATATGGAGATGAACCCAAAAATATCAGATTTTGGAATGGCAAGGATCTTTGGAGGCAACGAGCAACAGGAAAGTACCAGACGAGTTGTTGGGACTTA CGGGTACATGTCGCCTGAGTATGCGATGGAGGGCATTTTCTCCGTCAAGTCTGACAGCTACAGCTTTGGTATTTTGCTACTAGAGATTGTAAGTGGATTAAAGATCAGCTCACCTCATCATCTTGTGATGGACTTTTCAAACCTCATATCCTAT GCTTGGAACCTGTGGGCAGATGGAAGAGTGAGGGATTTCGTGGACGCGACCATCAAGGGGAGCTATTCGCTTGACCAAGTGTCCAAATGCATCCATGTTGGGCTCTTGTGTGTCCAGGACAGTCCCAGTGCTAGGCCACACATGTCATCGGTCGTTTCCATGCTCGACAGTGAAGCCATTCCTCGTGCACCGCCAGAGCAACCTGGGTATTTTGCACGGATAAACTACGAAACCAGTGAAATGATGGAAGACACAGAGAACTCTGCCAATGGCGTGAGCCTTACGGCGCTAGAAGGACGA TCTCCCACGGTTAATGTCCGTAGCTGTTTCCTACCATTCAGCCTGAAACTACATCTGGCAAACTGGTTGCTGCTGTGGTCAGCACAAACTGGTTACTCTGCTCTTCTTTCACAAGCATATGTGAAAGAAAGTCTTGGTGGCATGACTCCCCGTGTCATTTTTACCCTCCTATTGTTGGTATGTTTCTGTGAATCCGATGACCGCCTAACACCCGCCAAGCCACTCTTGCCGGGCGACAAGCTCGTCTCCAACAATGGCATCTTCGCTCTAGGCTTCTTCTCCCTGGACCCGGAGAACTCCACCGCCTCAAACTCATATGTAGGCATATGGTACCATGACATTCCAGAGCGGACATATGTGTGGGTGGCCAACCGCGACAACCCGATCAAAAGCGGTTTGTCGGGGAAGTTGGTTCTGACCAACACCTCTGATCTCGTCTTGTCAGACTCCAGAGGCCGTGTCCTCTGGAGGACGACGAACAACATCACCACCGGTGGTGATGGGGCTGTGGCGCTGCTGCTTGAGGCGGGGAACTTTGTCCTGCAGTCTCGGAATTTCACGCAGATATGGCAGAGCTATGATCACCCAACCGACACCATCCTCCCCAGCTTCAAGTTATGGGCAAACTACAAGACCCACACAGCAGTGCGCATCGTCGCCTGGAAGGGTCCTCAGGACCCGTCCACCGGGAAATTCATGCTCAGTCGTGACCCCGGCACGGGCCTCCAGATCCTCACCTTGCATGGGACTAGCAAGTACTGGCGCAGCGGGCTGTGGAACGGTGCAGAAGCCTCGGACAAGAACGGGTTCATGTGGTCCCAGATCGTCGACGACGGGGAGACCATCTACTCGGCGTACAATACGGGTAACAGCTCCGCCCGGAGGTCGCACTGGAAGCTGGACTACAATGGCGACTTGATGCTCAGGATCTGGAGTGGCCATTCATGGATGCCTCTGTTCAAACGCCCGGATGATGGCTGCCGCCGCTACGGTACGTGTGGTCCGTTCGGCTACTGCGACATGTTCGACAAGATCTGCAGGTGCCTGGATGGGTTCCAGCCAGCAGACGGCTTCGGCGCCAGCCCCTCCAGAGGATGCGTGAGAAAGGAGAACCTGACATGCCGCGGTGACCATTTCTTGACTTTGCCGGAGATGAAGGTGCCTGACAAGTTTGTGTATGTGAGGAACAGAAGCTTCGAGGAGTGCACTGCTGACTGTGAGCGCGATTGCTCCTGCACCGCGTATGCTTACACCAACCTGAGCAGTATCGTCGCAACCGGTGGCCCATCAAGATGCTTGATCTGGACAGGGGACCTTGTTGACTCTGAGAAGGCCGGTATGCTTGGTGGCAACCTCTACATTCGGCTTGCTGGCTCTCCTG AACTCAGTTCTGCAGTAAACAACACGAAGAGCGGTGTCGGTGTGGTATTCAAGATCGCACTCCCAGTTATATTCGTCCTGTTGTCACTCACATGCATATATTTCGTCTGCATATGCAAGCCAAAAG GGATACAAGTTTACAAGGAAACCCTGAAAAAACCGGGCCTGGAACACTTGAGCACTTCGCAAGAAGTCTGGGATCAAAATTTGGAATTCCGGTCTATTAGGTTTGAAGACATTGCCACTGCAACAAACAGTTTCCATGACACAAACATACTTGGAAAAGGAGGTTTTGGCAAAGTCTATAAG GGAACACTAGAAGATGGAAAGCAAGTTGCTGTTAAAAGGCTTAGCAAGGGTTCTGATCAAGGAATAGAGCATTTTAGAAATGAAGTGGTTCTTATTGCCAAATTGCAGCACAAGAATCTAGTTAGACTCCTTGGCTGTTGTATTCATGAGGATGAGAAGTTGCTTATTTATGAATACCTACACAACAAAAGCCTGGACCAGTTTCTTTTTG ATGTTGCAAGGAAGTCTATACTTGATTGGCCAAAGAGGTTCAACATAATCAAAGGGGTTGCTAGAGGACTTCTGTATCTCCACCAAGATTCGAGAACGACTATAATCCATAGAGACCTCAAGCCAAGCAACATCCTGCTAGACGTGGAGATGAACCCAAAAATATCAGATTTTGGAATGGCAAGGATCTTTGGGGGCAACGAACAACAAGAAAGTACCAGACGAGTTGTTGGCACGTA CGGGTACATGTCGCCTGAGTATGCGATGGAGGGCATTTTTTCCGTCAAGTCCGACACCTACAGCTTTGGTATTTTGCTACTAGAGATTGTAAGTGGATTAAAGATCAGTTCACCACATCATCTTGTCATGGACTTTTCAAATCTCATATCATTT GCATGGAACTTGTGGGCAGATGGCAAAGTGAAGGATTTCGTGGACCCAGCCGTCACGGAGAGCTACTCGCTTGATGAAGTGTCCAAGTGCATCCATGTTGGGCTCTTGTGTGTCCAGGACAGCTCCGGTGCTAggcctcacatgtcatctgttgtGTCCATGCTCGACAGTGAAGGCATGCCTCGCGCAGCGCCGAGGCAACCTATGTATTTCGCGCAGATAAATTACGAAACCAGTGATGCGACAGAAGACCTGGAAAACTCTGCCAATGGCGTGAGCCTTACGGCGCTTGAAGGACGATAA